Proteins co-encoded in one Oxyura jamaicensis isolate SHBP4307 breed ruddy duck chromosome 7, BPBGC_Ojam_1.0, whole genome shotgun sequence genomic window:
- the NABP1 gene encoding SOSS complex subunit B2, protein MSAASDAYLFIKDIKPGLKNLNVVFIVLEIGRVTKTKDGHEVRSCKVADKTGSITISVWDEIGGLIQPGDIIRLTKGYASLWKGCLTLYTGRGGELHKIGEFCMVYSEVPNFSEPNSEHIGQNKLAQGEQNNSSAPSNMSSCTFGPLGNGLQTGPESSGFPFTYNHGHSYAGSGRGNGRGPVNPATANSVQPLPPAVSNGRDPRRAYKR, encoded by the exons ATGAGCGCGGCGAGCGACGCGTACCTCTTCATAAAAGACATAAAACCCGGACTGAAAAACTTAAATGTCGTCTTTATTGTGCTGGAGATCG GGCGAGTCACCAAGACGAAGGACGGGCACGAGGTGAGGTCCTGCAAGGTGGCCGACAAGACGGGCAGCATCACCATCTCCGTGTGGGACGAGATCGGCGGCCTCATCCAGCCCGGGGACATCATCCGCCTGACCAAAGG GTATGCCTCTCTGTGGAAAGGATGCCTGACACTTTACACAGGACGAGGAGGCGAGCTGCATAAAATTGGGGA GTTCTGCATGGTATACTCAGAAGTGCCAAACTTCAGTGAGCCCAACTCAGAACACATTGGACAGAACAAACTG GCACAAGGTGAACAGAATAATAGTTCTGCACCAAGTAATATGAGTTCTTGTACATTCGGGCCACTGG GAAACGGTTTACAAACTGGACCTGAATCAAGTGGATTCCCATTTACATATAACCATGGCCACTCTTATGCAGGTAGTGGGAGAGGCAATGGACGAGGACCTGTAAATCCAGCAACAGCTAACAGTGTTCAGCCTCTTCCCCCTGCTGTCAGTAATGGGAGGGACCCACGCAGAGCCTATAAGAGATGA